From Salarias fasciatus chromosome 12, fSalaFa1.1, whole genome shotgun sequence, the proteins below share one genomic window:
- the golm1 gene encoding Golgi membrane protein 1 isoform X2, producing the protein MGGLGNGRRVGRSPSLMIAALVACILVLGFNYWVSSSRNLELQTKLYELEGQVRRGSAERVAAELKRTEFEDELSKQKEQIIHIENVYQRKLEDSEDACNQVKGTLQQNISSSTTTIQQLKDQLNQLNDDLERFQNELQNCQEHMDNLNSRLTNDINQCHSQLQAQKEQCDQRVAEAKLEVQKNMERILLNPAAQQKKEALQQENTAEKKDAEPTKNLPDGGNSSVVVINTPAPLDQKANTAAAVPSNDNKDASEDLGPVKDLDKAEVKTVAAKAVEQDGLQPQEGAPETEETETEGGELEDNNLPGNKEMEMIDGRAEEDADTEEDDPGMEGLMIQGKAVETEGDGKVEEPEEYDADESVVGGADLEKQQQQINDAEKAEKEMEAEAADYNGDEENEGEFEADKQAQLAEI; encoded by the exons ATGGGTGGGCTGGGGAACGGCCGTCGTGTCGGACGATCACCATCTCTGATGATTGCAGCGCTCGTCGCCTGTATTCTGGTTCTTGGCTTCAACTACTGGGTGTCCAGCTCCCGTAACCTGGAGCTACAG ACCAAACTGTATGAGTTGGAAGGCCAAGTGAGACGTGGCTCGGCGGAGCGAGTGGCAGCGGAGCTGAAGAGGACCGAGTTCGAGGACGAGCTCAGCAAACAGAAGGAGCAAATCATCCACATTGAAAATGTCTACCAAAGAAAGCTGGAAGACTCCGAGGACGCCTGCAACCAAGTCAAG GGCACGTTGCAGCAGAACATCTCCTCCAGTACAACCACCATCCAGCAACTCAAAG ACCAGCTCAACCAGCTGAATGACGACTTGGAGAGGTTTCAAAATGAGCTGCAGAATTGCCAAGAACACATGGACAATCTGAACAGCAGGCTGACTAATGACAT CAACCAGTGTCACTCCCAGCTTCAGGCTCAGAAGGAACAGTGTGACCAGAGAGTGGCTGAAGCTAAACTAGAAGTTCAGAAGAACATGGAGAGGATCCTTCTTAATCCTGCTGCTCAACAG aaaaaagaagcacttCAACAGGAAAACACGGCTGAAAAGAAAGACGCCGAGCCAACCAAGAATTTACCTGATGGAGGGAATTCGTCAGTCGTCGTGATCAACACGCCAGCTCCGTTGGACCAGAAAGCAAATACAGCGGCTGCAGTACCGAGTAACGACAATAAAG ATGCCTCAGAGGACCTGGGTCCAGTGAAGGATCTGGATAAAGCCGAGGTTAAGACCGTCGCTGCCAAG GCCGTCGAGCAGGACGGTTTGCAGCCTCAAGAGGGCGCCCCCGAAACagaagagacggagacagagggCGGGGAACTGGAGGACAATAATCTACCTGGGAATAAAGAGATGGAGATGATCGACGGCCGGGCTGAGGAGGATGCCGACACAGAAG AGGACGACCCGGGAATGGAAGGCCTGATGATTCAAGGGAAGGCAGTTGAGACTGAAGGTGATGGCAAGGTTGAGGAACCGGAGGAGTATGATGCCGATGAGTCTGTCGTGGGCGGAGCGGACCTGGagaagcaacagcagcagattaatgatgctgaaaaagcag aaaaagaaatggagGCGGAGGCGGCCGACTACAACGGGGACGAGGAGAACGAAGGAGAGTTTGAAGCAGACAAACAAGCTCAGCTTGCTGAAATCTGA
- the LOC115398777 gene encoding LMBR1 domain-containing protein 2-B isoform X1, whose amino-acid sequence MSGAALAVVVVVVFLLALYLLQRYGDLRKQQRVVLLGTLLSWYLCFLIVFILPLDVSTTIYKQCVFDNLKHTSPVIRSTHTNQTEDSSLPHLPRSVPKCEEPWSYIPDGILPVFWRVVYWTSQFLTWMLLPFMQSYARAGAFSRMGKMKTALIENAIYYGTYLLIFISLLIYLAAHPKWTLTWTQLQTIGITAANTWGLFLLVLLLGYGLVEIPRSYWLSSSPDYLLAKTYFKAAKIAVEKAEAEENLVDVMEEVAGVHESIRHNHSLRKCVDTILTKCPVEYQEEIGRNVENSGGEPSVIPTKKSLINLHKKVISAVQRHGQTRVQWSILSDQAFHLEDVTKSRSSPTRQFTHSFLVTPSSWIRRFIYTSTVEWYWECVFRQGFCRFVAVLLCLLSAAVVWSECTFFSTHPVLSLFAVFIQAAEKHYNYIWIEMACFASILFMCVCVYSTVFSIRFFNYYYLVPHHQTDAYSLQFSGMLFCRLTPPLCLNFLGLIHMDSAISHQDRIQTSYTSIMGSMRLLSFISDGFYIYYPMLVLLLCLATFYKLGSRCLNLLGFHQYVSDDDLISDLVDEGRELIRRERRKRQKAEDGENRRFAWRERYGVQGASGRSRASYTELKDNQNSPVTETKRSGITFTRGDGNIDDQQTSLLQDYPSENGSPNRRSTGGRYLSLSPSMTGIFYDV is encoded by the exons ATGAGCGGCGCCGCACTGGCCGTGGTGGTCGTGGTTGTTTTCCTCCTGGCCCTCTACCTCCTGCAGCGTTATGGAGACCTGCGGAAGCAGCAGCGGGTCGTCCTGCTGGGGACACTGCTGTCCTGGTACCTCTGCTTCCTCATCGTCTTCATCCTGCCATTAGATGTCAGCACG aCAATCTACAagcagtgtgtttttgacaATTTAAAACACACTTCGCCTGTAATTCGATCAACTCACACGAATCAGACAGAAGACAGCTCACTTCCTCATTTGCCTAGAAG tgtacCGAAGTGTGAGGAGCCCTGGAGTTACATCCCGGATGGCATTCTGCCAGTGTTCTGGAGAGTTGTATACTGGACTTCGCAGTTTCTGACATG GATGCTGCTGCCCTTCATGCAGTCTTATGCACGCGCAGGAGCTTTCTCCAGGATGGGAAAGATGAAAACTGCTCTGATTGAAAATGCTATTTATTACGGCACCTacctcctcatcttcatctctctgctcaTTTATCTGGCTGCTCACCCAAAGTGGACACTCACATG GACACAGCTCCAGACCATCGGTATTACAGCTGCCAATACCTGGGGTCTCTTCCTTCTGGTGCTGTTGCTGGGCTATGGCCTGGTGGAGATCCCACGTTCTTATTGGCTCTCATCCTCCCCCGATTACTTGCTGGCCAAGACATACTTCAAAGCAGCAAAGATTGCTGTTGAGAAAGCAGAGGCTGAAGAGAACTTAGTCGACGTCATGGAG GAGGTAGCAGGAGTCCACGAATCCATCAGGCATAACCACAGTCTCAGGAAGTGTGTGGACACCATTTTGACGAAG TGTCCAGTCGAGTACCAAGAGGAGATTGGAAGAAATGTGGAGAACTCTGGTGGAGAGCCCAGTGTCATTCCCACTAAAAAAAGCTTAATCAACCTTCACAAAAAG GTAATCTCTGCTGTGCAGAGACATGGCCAGACTCGGGTCCAGTGGTCCATCTTGTCGGACCAGGCCTTTCATCTTGAAGACGTTACAAAGAGCAGGAGCAGCCCGACCAGACAGTTCACCCACAGCTTCCTTGTGACTCCCAGCAGCTGGATCCGCAGGTTCATCTACACCTCGACTGTAG AGTGGTACTGGGAGTGTGTTTTCAGGCAGGGCTTCTGCCGGTTTGTGGCCGTGCTGCtgtgtctcctctctgcagcagtggTCTGGTCTGAGTGCACCTTCTTCAGCACACATcctgttctgtctctgtttgctgtttttatcCAGGCGGCAGAAAAGCATTACAACTACATTTGGATTGAG ATGGCCTGCTTTGCCAGCATCCTCTTCATGTGCGTGTGCGTCTACTCCACAGTGTTCAGCATACGCTTTTTCAATTACTATTACCTGGTGCCTCATCATCAGACTGACGCCTACAGCCTGCAGTTCAGTGGCAT GTTATTTTGTCGCCTgactcctcctctgtgtctcaACTTCCTGGGCCTGATTCACATGGACTCTGCAATCTCCCATCAGGACAGAATCCAGACCTCCTACACCTCT ATCATGGGCTCTATGCGTCTCCTGTCTTTCATATCTGATGGCTTTTACATCTATTATCCtatgctggtgctgctgctctgcttggCCACTTTTTACAA GCTGGGCTCTCGCTGTTTGAACCTCCTGGGCTTCCATCAGTACGTCTCTGATGATGACCTGATCTCTGACCTGGTGGATGAAGGCAGGGAGCTCATCAGAAGAG agaggaggaaaaggcaGAAAGCTGAAGATGGAGAAAATCGGAGATTT GCCTGGAGGGAACGTTATGGAGTTCAAGGAGCTTCTGGGCGGTCCAGAGCGAGTTACACTGAGTTAAAGGATAACCAGAACAGCCCTGTGACAGAGACCAAGAGAAGCGGTA TCACATTTACCAGAGGAGATGGAAATATAGACGACCAGCAGACCAGCTTACTTCAGGACTACCCCAGTGAGAATGGATCACCAAACAGGAG GTCCACCGGAGGACGTTATCTATCTTTATCACCTTCAATGACGGGAATATTTTATGATGTTTGA
- the naa35 gene encoding N-alpha-acetyltransferase 35, NatC auxiliary subunit, protein MVMKSSVEDNDTGWGLGIPEKMKNNANWVDITHEFKGSCKELNLGELLHDKLFGLFEAMSAIEMMDPKMDAGMIGNQVNRKVLNFEQAIKVGAIKVKDLSLPELIGIIDTCFCCLITWLEGHSLAQTVFTCLYVHNPDLIEEPALKAFALGMLKVCDIAREKVNKAAVFEEEDFQAMTYGFKMANNVTDLRVTGMLKDVEDELQKKVKSTRSRQGEQRNPEVELEHQQCLALFNRIKFTRLLLTALIAFTKKETSSVGEAQKLVAQAADLLSAIHSSIQHGIQSQNDTTKGDHPIMMGFEPLVNQRLLPPTFPRYAKIIKREDMVAYFSKLIERIKTVCDVINTTNLHGILDFFCEFSEQSPCVLSRSLLQTTFLIDNKKVFGTHLMQDMIKDALRYFVSPPVLSYKCCLFNNHQAKDYIDSFVTHCSRPFCSLIQIHGHNRARQRDKLGHILEEFATLQDEAEKVDAALHSLLMKLEPQRQHLACLGTWILYHNLRIMIQYLLSGFELELYSMHEYYYIYWYLSEFLYAWLMSTLSRADSSQMAEERILEEQLKGRSSKKTKKKKKVRPLSKEITMSQAYQNMCAGMYKTMVALDMDGKVRKPQFELDSEQVRYEHRFAPFNSVVTPPPVHYIQFKEMSDLKKYNPPPGSADLYLAASKHFQQAKLILENVPSPDPEVNRILKVAKPNIVVMKLLAGGHKKETKVLPEFDFSAHKYFPVVKII, encoded by the exons GTTTGGTCTTTTTGAGGCCATGTCAGCCATCGAGATGATGGATCCCAAGATGGATGCGGGAATGATCGGAAATCAAGTGAACAGAAAAGTGCTCAATTTTGAGCAAGCTATAAAG GTAGGCGCCATCAAGGTGAAAGACCTCAGTCTTCCTGAACTCATCGGGATCATAGAcacatgtttctgctgtttg ATAACGTGGCTGGAGGGTCATTCCTTGGCCCAGACTGTCTTCACCTGTCTGTACGTCCACAACCCCGACCTGATCGAGGAGCCGGCCCTCAAGGCCTTCGCGCTGGGCATGCTGAAGGTGTGCGACATCGCCCGAGAGAAAGTCAACAAGGCAGCTGTGTTTGAAGAG gaggATTTCCAGGCCATGACTTACGGCTTCAAGATGGCCAACAATGTCACAGATCTGCGAGTCACAG GCATGCTGAAAGATGTGGAGGATGAGTTGCAAAAGAAAGTAAAG AGCACTCGCAGTCGACAGGGTGAGCAGAGGAACCccgaggtggagctggag CATCAGCAGTGCCTGGCACTTTTCAACAGAATCAAGTTCACACGCCTTCTACTGACCGCACTGATCGCCTTTACCAAGAAagag ACCAGCTCAGTGGGTGAAGCCCAGAAACTTGTGGCTCAGGCAGCTGACCTCTTATCTGCCATTCATTCCAGTATTCAGCATGGCATCCAGTCACAAAACGACACCACCAAAGGAG ATCACCCCATCATGATGGGCTTTGAGCCACTGGTCAATCAGAGACTGCTGCCGCCGACATTTCCTCGTTACGCCAAGATCATCAAGAGGGAGGACATGGTGGCGTatttcagcaagctcattgagCGCATCAAGACCGTGTGTGACGTCATTAATACGACGAACCTCCACGGCATACTG GATTTCTTTTGTGAATTCAGTGAGCAGTCTCCCTGCGTGCTCTCCAGATCGCTTCTCCAG acaaCATTCCTAATAGATAATAAGAAAGTGTTTGGCACTCACCTGATGCAGGACATGATTAAAGACGCTTTACGATACTTCGTCAGCCCGCCGGTCCTCTCTTACAA ATGTTGTCTGTTCAACAATCATCAGGCCAAGGACTACATTGACTCCTTTGTTACACACTGCTCCAGG CCGTTCTGCAGCCTCATCCAGATCCACGGACACAACCGAGCTCGTCAGAGAGACAAGCTGGGCCACATTCTTGAAGAGTTTGCTACTCTACAGGACGAG GCAGAAAAGGTGGATGCGGCCCTCCACAGTCTACTGATGAAACTGGAGCCTCAGCGGCAGCATCTGGCTTGCCTCGGCACCTGGATCCTCTACCATAACCTGAGGATCATGATCCAGTACCTGCTCAGCGGCTTCGAGCTGGAGCTCTACAGCATGCACGAGTACTATTACATCTACTG GTACCTGTCGGAGTTCCTGTACGCGTGGCTCATGTCCACGCTAAGCAGAGCAGACTCTTCACAGATGGCCGAGGAGCGCAttctggaggagcagctgaaaggTCGCAGCAGCAAAAAgaccaaaaagaagaagaaag TTCGGCCTCTAAGCAAGGAGATCACCATGAGTCAAGCCTACCAGAACATGTGTGCTGGCATGTATAAG ACAATGGTGGCTTTGGACATGGATGGGAAGGTGCGGAAGCCGCAGTTCGAACTGGACAGCGAGCAGGTTCGCTACGAGCACCGCTTCGCCCCCTTCAACAGCGTGGTCACCCCTCCTCCCGTGCACTACATCCAGTTCAAG GAGATGTCTGATCTGAAGAAGTACAATCCCCCGCCAGGCTCCGCTGATCTCTACCTGGCAGCCAGCAAACACTTTCAACAGGCCAAGCTCATCCTAGAAAATGTACCCAGCCCCGATCCCGAG GTGAACCGTATACTGAAGGTGGCCAAACCCAACATTGTAGTAATGAAGCTTCTGGCCGGAGGGCACAAGAAGGAAACCAAG GTGCTCCCAGAGTTCGACTTCTCAGCTCACAAATACTTCCCCGTGGTCAAGATTATTTGA
- the golm1 gene encoding Golgi membrane protein 1 isoform X1, which translates to MGGLGNGRRVGRSPSLMIAALVACILVLGFNYWVSSSRNLELQTKLYELEGQVRRGSAERVAAELKRTEFEDELSKQKEQIIHIENVYQRKLEDSEDACNQVKGTLQQNISSSTTTIQQLKDQLNQLNDDLERFQNELQNCQEHMDNLNSRLTNDINQCHSQLQAQKEQCDQRVAEAKLEVQKNMERILLNPAAQQKKEALQQENTAEKKDAEPTKNLPDGGNSSVVVINTPAPLDQKANTAAAVPSNDNKDASEDLGPVKDLDKAEVKTVAAKAVAAKAVAAKAVEQDGLQPQEGAPETEETETEGGELEDNNLPGNKEMEMIDGRAEEDADTEEDDPGMEGLMIQGKAVETEGDGKVEEPEEYDADESVVGGADLEKQQQQINDAEKAEKEMEAEAADYNGDEENEGEFEADKQAQLAEI; encoded by the exons ATGGGTGGGCTGGGGAACGGCCGTCGTGTCGGACGATCACCATCTCTGATGATTGCAGCGCTCGTCGCCTGTATTCTGGTTCTTGGCTTCAACTACTGGGTGTCCAGCTCCCGTAACCTGGAGCTACAG ACCAAACTGTATGAGTTGGAAGGCCAAGTGAGACGTGGCTCGGCGGAGCGAGTGGCAGCGGAGCTGAAGAGGACCGAGTTCGAGGACGAGCTCAGCAAACAGAAGGAGCAAATCATCCACATTGAAAATGTCTACCAAAGAAAGCTGGAAGACTCCGAGGACGCCTGCAACCAAGTCAAG GGCACGTTGCAGCAGAACATCTCCTCCAGTACAACCACCATCCAGCAACTCAAAG ACCAGCTCAACCAGCTGAATGACGACTTGGAGAGGTTTCAAAATGAGCTGCAGAATTGCCAAGAACACATGGACAATCTGAACAGCAGGCTGACTAATGACAT CAACCAGTGTCACTCCCAGCTTCAGGCTCAGAAGGAACAGTGTGACCAGAGAGTGGCTGAAGCTAAACTAGAAGTTCAGAAGAACATGGAGAGGATCCTTCTTAATCCTGCTGCTCAACAG aaaaaagaagcacttCAACAGGAAAACACGGCTGAAAAGAAAGACGCCGAGCCAACCAAGAATTTACCTGATGGAGGGAATTCGTCAGTCGTCGTGATCAACACGCCAGCTCCGTTGGACCAGAAAGCAAATACAGCGGCTGCAGTACCGAGTAACGACAATAAAG ATGCCTCAGAGGACCTGGGTCCAGTGAAGGATCTGGATAAAGCCGAGGTTAAGACCGTCGCTGCCAAGGCCGTCGCTGCCAAGGCCGTCGCTGCCAAGGCCGTCGAGCAGGACGGTTTGCAGCCTCAAGAGGGCGCCCCCGAAACagaagagacggagacagagggCGGGGAACTGGAGGACAATAATCTACCTGGGAATAAAGAGATGGAGATGATCGACGGCCGGGCTGAGGAGGATGCCGACACAGAAG AGGACGACCCGGGAATGGAAGGCCTGATGATTCAAGGGAAGGCAGTTGAGACTGAAGGTGATGGCAAGGTTGAGGAACCGGAGGAGTATGATGCCGATGAGTCTGTCGTGGGCGGAGCGGACCTGGagaagcaacagcagcagattaatgatgctgaaaaagcag aaaaagaaatggagGCGGAGGCGGCCGACTACAACGGGGACGAGGAGAACGAAGGAGAGTTTGAAGCAGACAAACAAGCTCAGCTTGCTGAAATCTGA
- the LOC115398777 gene encoding LMBR1 domain-containing protein 2-B isoform X2 yields the protein MSGAALAVVVVVVFLLALYLLQRYGDLRKQQRVVLLGTLLSWYLCFLIVFILPLDVSTTIYKQCVFDNLKHTSPVIRSTHTNQTEDSSLPHLPRSVPKCEEPWSYIPDGILPVFWRVVYWTSQFLTWMLLPFMQSYARAGAFSRMGKMKTALIENAIYYGTYLLIFISLLIYLAAHPKWTLTWTQLQTIGITAANTWGLFLLVLLLGYGLVEIPRSYWLSSSPDYLLAKTYFKAAKIAVEKAEAEENLVDVMEEVAGVHESIRHNHSLRKCVDTILTKCPVEYQEEIGRNVENSGGEPSVIPTKKSLINLHKKVISAVQRHGQTRVQWSILSDQAFHLEDVTKSRSSPTRQFTHSFLVTPSSWIRRFIYTSTVEWYWECVFRQGFCRFVAVLLCLLSAAVVWSECTFFSTHPVLSLFAVFIQAAEKHYNYIWIEMACFASILFMCVCVYSTVFSIRFFNYYYLVPHHQTDAYSLQFSGMLFCRLTPPLCLNFLGLIHMDSAISHQDRIQTSYTSIMGSMRLLSFISDGFYIYYPMLVLLLCLATFYKLGSRCLNLLGFHQYVSDDDLISDLVDEGRELIRRERRKRQKAEDGENRRFAWRERYGVQGASGRSRASYTELKDNQNSPVTETKRSVTFTRGDGNIDDQQTSLLQDYPSENGSPNRRSTGGRYLSLSPSMTGIFYDV from the exons ATGAGCGGCGCCGCACTGGCCGTGGTGGTCGTGGTTGTTTTCCTCCTGGCCCTCTACCTCCTGCAGCGTTATGGAGACCTGCGGAAGCAGCAGCGGGTCGTCCTGCTGGGGACACTGCTGTCCTGGTACCTCTGCTTCCTCATCGTCTTCATCCTGCCATTAGATGTCAGCACG aCAATCTACAagcagtgtgtttttgacaATTTAAAACACACTTCGCCTGTAATTCGATCAACTCACACGAATCAGACAGAAGACAGCTCACTTCCTCATTTGCCTAGAAG tgtacCGAAGTGTGAGGAGCCCTGGAGTTACATCCCGGATGGCATTCTGCCAGTGTTCTGGAGAGTTGTATACTGGACTTCGCAGTTTCTGACATG GATGCTGCTGCCCTTCATGCAGTCTTATGCACGCGCAGGAGCTTTCTCCAGGATGGGAAAGATGAAAACTGCTCTGATTGAAAATGCTATTTATTACGGCACCTacctcctcatcttcatctctctgctcaTTTATCTGGCTGCTCACCCAAAGTGGACACTCACATG GACACAGCTCCAGACCATCGGTATTACAGCTGCCAATACCTGGGGTCTCTTCCTTCTGGTGCTGTTGCTGGGCTATGGCCTGGTGGAGATCCCACGTTCTTATTGGCTCTCATCCTCCCCCGATTACTTGCTGGCCAAGACATACTTCAAAGCAGCAAAGATTGCTGTTGAGAAAGCAGAGGCTGAAGAGAACTTAGTCGACGTCATGGAG GAGGTAGCAGGAGTCCACGAATCCATCAGGCATAACCACAGTCTCAGGAAGTGTGTGGACACCATTTTGACGAAG TGTCCAGTCGAGTACCAAGAGGAGATTGGAAGAAATGTGGAGAACTCTGGTGGAGAGCCCAGTGTCATTCCCACTAAAAAAAGCTTAATCAACCTTCACAAAAAG GTAATCTCTGCTGTGCAGAGACATGGCCAGACTCGGGTCCAGTGGTCCATCTTGTCGGACCAGGCCTTTCATCTTGAAGACGTTACAAAGAGCAGGAGCAGCCCGACCAGACAGTTCACCCACAGCTTCCTTGTGACTCCCAGCAGCTGGATCCGCAGGTTCATCTACACCTCGACTGTAG AGTGGTACTGGGAGTGTGTTTTCAGGCAGGGCTTCTGCCGGTTTGTGGCCGTGCTGCtgtgtctcctctctgcagcagtggTCTGGTCTGAGTGCACCTTCTTCAGCACACATcctgttctgtctctgtttgctgtttttatcCAGGCGGCAGAAAAGCATTACAACTACATTTGGATTGAG ATGGCCTGCTTTGCCAGCATCCTCTTCATGTGCGTGTGCGTCTACTCCACAGTGTTCAGCATACGCTTTTTCAATTACTATTACCTGGTGCCTCATCATCAGACTGACGCCTACAGCCTGCAGTTCAGTGGCAT GTTATTTTGTCGCCTgactcctcctctgtgtctcaACTTCCTGGGCCTGATTCACATGGACTCTGCAATCTCCCATCAGGACAGAATCCAGACCTCCTACACCTCT ATCATGGGCTCTATGCGTCTCCTGTCTTTCATATCTGATGGCTTTTACATCTATTATCCtatgctggtgctgctgctctgcttggCCACTTTTTACAA GCTGGGCTCTCGCTGTTTGAACCTCCTGGGCTTCCATCAGTACGTCTCTGATGATGACCTGATCTCTGACCTGGTGGATGAAGGCAGGGAGCTCATCAGAAGAG agaggaggaaaaggcaGAAAGCTGAAGATGGAGAAAATCGGAGATTT GCCTGGAGGGAACGTTATGGAGTTCAAGGAGCTTCTGGGCGGTCCAGAGCGAGTTACACTGAGTTAAAGGATAACCAGAACAGCCCTGTGACAGAGACCAAGAGAAGCG TCACATTTACCAGAGGAGATGGAAATATAGACGACCAGCAGACCAGCTTACTTCAGGACTACCCCAGTGAGAATGGATCACCAAACAGGAG GTCCACCGGAGGACGTTATCTATCTTTATCACCTTCAATGACGGGAATATTTTATGATGTTTGA